A stretch of the Streptomyces sp. NBC_01428 genome encodes the following:
- a CDS encoding ABC transporter substrate-binding protein, which translates to MLGSLRGTRLAAALASALLLFGTVAACGSSDGSGAGSEKPAAANKAFPVTIAHKYGSTTVKAEPRRIVTVGLTDQDSVLALGKVPVGTTEWLGGYKGAIGPWATDKLGDATTPTVLKDTGTGPQTEKIAALHPDLILAVYGGLTKAQYTTLSKFAPVVAQPKEYNDFGVPWQKQTEIIGKALGQEARATSVVNAVEADFKAAAAKNPAFAKSKGVVATPYEGTFVFGSQDPRSRVLTDLGFTLPSDLDKVIGDEFGANISKERTDLLDTDAIVWIAGNPAEDEAKLHKDALYGDLKVARQQREVYIKESSDYGNSVSFVTVLSLPYMLDRLVPQLAAAVDGDPATKVPAPAA; encoded by the coding sequence ATGCTCGGCTCCCTGAGAGGCACCCGGCTCGCCGCGGCGCTCGCCTCGGCCCTCCTGCTCTTCGGCACCGTCGCGGCCTGCGGCTCCTCGGACGGCTCCGGAGCCGGTTCCGAGAAGCCCGCCGCCGCGAACAAGGCCTTTCCCGTCACCATCGCCCACAAGTACGGCAGCACCACCGTCAAGGCCGAGCCCCGGCGGATCGTCACGGTCGGTCTGACCGACCAGGACTCCGTGCTGGCCCTCGGCAAGGTGCCCGTCGGCACCACGGAATGGCTCGGCGGCTACAAGGGCGCCATCGGTCCCTGGGCCACCGACAAGCTCGGGGACGCCACGACCCCCACCGTCCTGAAGGACACCGGCACCGGCCCGCAGACCGAGAAGATCGCGGCCCTGCACCCGGACCTGATCCTCGCGGTCTACGGCGGCCTCACGAAGGCGCAGTACACCACCCTGTCGAAGTTCGCCCCCGTGGTGGCCCAGCCGAAGGAGTACAACGACTTCGGTGTGCCCTGGCAGAAGCAGACCGAGATCATCGGCAAGGCGCTCGGCCAGGAGGCCAGGGCCACCTCGGTGGTGAACGCGGTCGAGGCCGACTTCAAGGCCGCCGCAGCGAAGAACCCGGCGTTCGCCAAGTCCAAGGGCGTCGTGGCCACACCGTACGAGGGCACCTTCGTGTTCGGCAGCCAGGACCCCCGTTCGCGCGTCCTGACCGACCTCGGCTTCACCCTCCCCAGCGATCTCGACAAGGTCATCGGGGACGAGTTCGGCGCCAACATCAGCAAGGAGCGCACCGACCTGCTGGACACCGACGCGATCGTCTGGATCGCCGGGAACCCGGCCGAGGACGAGGCCAAGCTGCACAAGGACGCCCTGTACGGCGACCTGAAGGTGGCGCGGCAGCAGCGTGAGGTCTACATCAAGGAGAGCAGCGACTACGGCAACTCCGTCTCCTTCGTGACGGTGCTCAGCCTGCCGTACATGCTCGACCGGCTGGTGCCCCAGCTGGCCGCCGCCGTCGACGGCGACCCCGCGACGAAGGTGCCGGCCCCCGCCGCGTGA
- a CDS encoding ABC transporter ATP-binding protein, with the protein MTARELLPTATPARTRAAVRELTCPYSRLALGSLVTMVAATAVGLLVQPLLGHMVDVVADRRPPGDLTLPVVLLVVVALVQGGTTALGLSLVSRLGESVLARLRELFVDRALRLPLEQVEKAGTGDLTARVTRDVARVGEAVRSALPELARSVLAIVLTLAAMAALDWRFLLAALVAVPVQAHTARWYLRNAVPLYARERIATGAQQQQLLDTISGAGTVRAYRLEEEHTGHVTERSSAAVELTMRGVKLVLRFYNRLHIAEYSGLAAVLVTGFLLVRAGSVSIGTATAAALYFHSLFTPVNSALVLLDDAQTATAALNRLVGVADPAPVEAGPAAAVPGQPGPADDGPGTVTVTGLHHAYTPGRPVLRDVSLTLRAGERVALVGPSGAGKTTLAKLIAGVHRPTAGSVRLAGSGLPDDRLRVALVTQETHVFAGPLAADLRLARAAATDEDLRTALAVVEALDWVEALPEGLGTVVGEGGHRLTPAQVQQLALARLVLADPPVAVLDEATAEAGSTGARLLEKAAARAVEGRTALVVAHRLTQAAAADRIVVMEDGRIVESGHHDELCAADGTYASLWQAWSGTRATPEHPPHTLTAPTLKDH; encoded by the coding sequence ATGACCGCCCGAGAACTCCTTCCCACCGCGACCCCGGCGAGGACACGCGCCGCCGTGCGCGAACTGACGTGCCCCTACAGCAGGTTGGCGCTCGGCTCCCTCGTGACGATGGTCGCGGCCACCGCGGTGGGACTGCTCGTCCAGCCGCTGCTCGGACACATGGTGGACGTCGTGGCCGACCGGCGGCCGCCCGGGGATCTCACCCTCCCGGTCGTCCTGCTGGTCGTGGTCGCCCTCGTCCAGGGCGGCACCACCGCGCTCGGGCTCTCCCTGGTGTCACGGCTCGGCGAGAGCGTGCTCGCCCGGCTGCGCGAACTGTTCGTGGACCGGGCGCTGCGCCTGCCCCTGGAGCAGGTCGAGAAGGCCGGCACGGGAGACCTCACCGCCCGTGTCACCCGGGACGTGGCCCGGGTGGGCGAGGCCGTCCGCTCCGCGCTGCCGGAGCTCGCCCGCTCGGTCCTGGCCATCGTGCTCACCCTGGCGGCGATGGCCGCGCTCGACTGGCGTTTCCTGCTCGCCGCCCTCGTCGCCGTACCCGTCCAGGCGCACACCGCGCGCTGGTACCTGCGCAACGCCGTGCCGCTGTACGCCCGCGAGCGCATCGCGACCGGCGCCCAGCAGCAGCAGTTGCTCGACACCATCTCCGGCGCCGGCACCGTACGGGCGTACCGGCTGGAGGAGGAGCACACCGGGCACGTCACCGAACGCTCCTCCGCCGCGGTGGAGTTGACGATGCGCGGGGTCAAACTGGTGCTGCGCTTCTACAACCGGCTGCACATCGCGGAGTACTCGGGGCTCGCCGCCGTCCTCGTCACCGGGTTCCTGCTGGTGCGCGCCGGATCCGTGTCCATCGGCACGGCGACCGCCGCCGCGCTGTACTTCCACAGCCTGTTCACGCCGGTGAACTCCGCCCTGGTGCTCCTCGACGACGCCCAGACCGCCACCGCCGCGCTCAACCGACTCGTCGGGGTCGCGGACCCCGCGCCCGTCGAGGCCGGACCGGCGGCCGCCGTTCCCGGGCAGCCGGGCCCCGCCGACGACGGACCCGGCACGGTCACCGTGACCGGCCTCCACCACGCCTACACGCCCGGAAGGCCCGTCCTGCGGGACGTGAGCCTGACGCTACGCGCCGGGGAACGGGTGGCCCTGGTGGGCCCCAGCGGCGCGGGCAAGACGACGCTCGCCAAACTCATCGCGGGCGTGCACCGGCCGACCGCCGGTTCGGTCCGGCTGGCCGGCTCCGGCCTCCCCGACGACAGGCTCCGGGTCGCGCTGGTGACCCAGGAGACCCACGTCTTCGCGGGGCCGCTCGCCGCGGACCTGCGGCTGGCCCGGGCCGCGGCCACCGACGAGGACCTGCGCACCGCGCTGGCCGTCGTCGAGGCGCTCGACTGGGTCGAGGCCCTGCCCGAGGGCCTCGGCACGGTCGTCGGCGAGGGCGGCCACCGCCTCACCCCCGCCCAGGTGCAGCAACTCGCCCTGGCCCGCCTGGTCCTGGCCGACCCGCCGGTGGCCGTGCTCGACGAGGCGACGGCCGAGGCCGGCAGCACCGGCGCCCGCCTCCTGGAGAAGGCCGCCGCCCGGGCCGTCGAGGGCCGGACGGCCCTCGTCGTCGCCCACCGCCTCACGCAGGCCGCCGCCGCGGACCGGATCGTCGTCATGGAGGACGGCCGGATCGTCGAGAGCGGCCACCACGACGAGCTGTGCGCGGCCGACGGCACCTACGCCTCGCTCTGGCAGGCCTGGTCCGGGACGCGCGCGACGCCCGAACACCCCCCGCACACCCTCACCGCTCCGACCCTGAAGGACCACTGA
- a CDS encoding ABC transporter ATP-binding protein has translation MSAAHPSGRGVLRESVTGQRGRVALSALFGSGHQIGEALVPALIGVVIDRAVTGSDTGALVLWLGVLAAVYAGLALSFRIGAWSGELAAVRAEHSLRITLIRRVLHPGGGAEKGRLPGALASIATEDAKRVGAVNMALTLGIAALVGIATCAIVLLRTSVTLGLVVLVGTPVLLWLGHLLSKPLETRSEAEQEQAAHASAVAADLVAGLRVLKGIGGESAAIERYRATSRDSLRATLRAARAQAFQSGMVLALTGCLIAAVALVGGRLAAEGTISLGQLVSAVGLALFLIGPLEVLAWVNAELAQGRASATRIAEVLAGAPAVTAGGSPLPSPVRGAVRLTGVRHGGLRGVDLDIVPGELLGVVATDPAHAADLLRCLSRQADPDAGSVELDGVSLRDLDPAGIRTAVLVAEHDADLFEGTVRGNVTAAAPEAAPPEPAMSAAGVTQVSETLPDGEHTAVSEQGRSLSGGQRQRVALARALAADRPVLVVHEPTTAVDTVTEARIASGIRDIREGRTTVLVTTSPALLAVTDRVALLHDGRVTDTAPHAELVRRHAIYRSAVLA, from the coding sequence ATGAGTGCTGCACATCCGTCGGGGCGTGGCGTCCTGAGGGAATCGGTCACGGGACAACGCGGACGGGTGGCGCTCAGTGCCCTCTTCGGTTCCGGGCACCAGATCGGCGAGGCCCTCGTCCCCGCCCTCATCGGCGTCGTCATCGACCGCGCCGTCACCGGCTCCGACACCGGCGCCCTCGTCCTGTGGCTCGGGGTCCTGGCCGCGGTCTACGCAGGACTGGCCCTGAGCTTCCGGATCGGCGCGTGGTCGGGCGAACTCGCCGCCGTCCGTGCCGAACACTCCTTGCGTATCACCCTCATTCGCCGGGTCCTGCACCCCGGCGGCGGCGCCGAGAAGGGCAGGCTCCCCGGCGCGCTGGCCAGCATCGCGACCGAGGACGCCAAGCGGGTCGGAGCCGTCAACATGGCCCTCACGCTGGGGATCGCCGCACTGGTGGGCATCGCGACCTGCGCGATCGTGCTGTTGCGGACCTCGGTCACCCTCGGCCTCGTCGTCCTGGTGGGCACTCCGGTACTGCTGTGGCTCGGCCACCTGCTGAGCAAGCCGCTGGAGACCCGGAGCGAGGCCGAGCAGGAACAGGCCGCACATGCCTCGGCCGTCGCCGCCGACCTGGTGGCCGGTCTGCGCGTCCTCAAGGGCATCGGAGGCGAGTCGGCGGCCATCGAACGCTACCGCGCCACCAGCCGCGACTCCCTGCGTGCCACCCTGCGTGCCGCCCGGGCGCAGGCCTTCCAGAGCGGCATGGTCCTCGCCCTGACCGGCTGCCTGATCGCCGCCGTCGCCCTGGTCGGCGGACGGCTGGCAGCGGAAGGCACCATCAGCCTCGGCCAGTTGGTCTCGGCGGTCGGCCTCGCCCTCTTCCTCATCGGCCCCCTGGAAGTCCTCGCCTGGGTCAACGCCGAACTCGCCCAGGGCCGCGCCTCGGCGACCCGGATCGCGGAGGTGCTGGCCGGCGCGCCCGCCGTCACCGCCGGCGGCAGTCCGCTGCCGAGCCCGGTGCGGGGCGCCGTACGGCTGACCGGAGTACGGCACGGCGGGCTGCGGGGCGTCGACCTCGACATCGTCCCCGGCGAACTCCTCGGGGTGGTCGCGACCGACCCCGCCCACGCCGCCGATCTGCTGCGCTGTCTGAGCCGCCAGGCCGACCCCGACGCCGGATCGGTCGAACTGGACGGGGTGTCCCTGCGCGACCTGGACCCGGCCGGGATCCGTACGGCCGTCCTCGTCGCCGAACACGACGCGGACCTCTTCGAGGGCACCGTCCGCGGCAACGTGACCGCCGCCGCCCCCGAGGCCGCGCCGCCCGAACCGGCGATGAGCGCGGCCGGGGTGACCCAGGTGTCCGAGACGCTGCCGGACGGCGAGCACACCGCGGTCAGCGAACAGGGCCGCTCCCTGTCGGGCGGCCAGCGCCAACGAGTGGCCCTCGCCCGCGCGTTGGCGGCGGACCGGCCGGTCCTCGTGGTCCACGAACCGACCACGGCGGTCGACACGGTGACCGAGGCCCGCATCGCGTCCGGCATCCGCGACATCCGCGAGGGGCGCACCACCGTCCTCGTGACGACGAGCCCCGCCCTCCTCGCGGTCACCGACCGGGTGGCGCTCCTCCACGACGGCCGGGTCACGGACACCGCTCCGCACGCCGAGCTGGTGCGGCGCCACGCGATCTACCGCTCGGCGGTGCTGGCGTGA
- a CDS encoding lysine N(6)-hydroxylase/L-ornithine N(5)-oxygenase family protein, with translation MNALHDEPDAIHDVIGIGFGPSNLALAIAIEEHNAGASTEDRIRAEFLERQPSFGWHRGMLIDDATMQVSFLKDLVTMRNPTSDFTFLCFLRERGRLVDFLNAKTLFPLRIEFHEYFEWAAARLAHLVGYDCEVLSVEPVTSDDGEVRWFDVTSRVPGSPERTVTRRARNISVAVGLEPHLPPGTALSDRVWHNSELVPRVAELTSTGAPVGRILVLGAGQSGAEAVDYLHRSFPDTEICAVFAKYGYTPADDSPFANRIFDPEAVDVYFRSAPEVKQSLVDYHRSTNYSVVDMDLIESLYATMYREKVLGRERLRLRNVSRIRDVQAREDRLDVTVEYLPTGEREIISSDLLVHATGYRPRDLDALLGRAAKLCLRDDKDAVLVGRDHRVEFTSEVTAGIYVQGATEHTHGLTSTLLSTTAVRSGEILDSLLAHRADDTAARTDDAARTVV, from the coding sequence GTGAACGCACTGCACGACGAACCTGACGCCATACATGACGTGATCGGGATCGGTTTCGGACCGTCAAATCTCGCACTGGCCATCGCCATTGAGGAGCACAACGCCGGGGCATCGACCGAGGACCGGATCCGCGCGGAGTTTCTGGAGCGTCAGCCCTCCTTCGGCTGGCACCGCGGCATGCTGATCGACGACGCGACGATGCAGGTGTCCTTCCTCAAGGACCTCGTCACGATGCGGAACCCGACCAGCGACTTCACCTTCCTCTGCTTCCTGCGGGAACGCGGCAGGCTGGTGGACTTCCTCAACGCGAAGACCCTCTTCCCGTTGCGGATCGAGTTCCACGAGTACTTCGAGTGGGCCGCGGCCCGGCTCGCGCACCTCGTGGGCTACGACTGCGAGGTGCTCTCCGTGGAGCCGGTGACGTCGGACGACGGCGAGGTCCGCTGGTTCGACGTGACGAGCCGGGTGCCAGGATCACCGGAGCGCACGGTGACCCGGCGGGCCCGCAACATCTCGGTCGCCGTCGGACTGGAGCCTCATCTGCCGCCCGGTACCGCACTGTCGGACCGTGTCTGGCACAACAGCGAACTCGTTCCGCGGGTGGCCGAGTTGACCAGCACGGGCGCACCGGTGGGCCGCATTCTGGTGCTCGGGGCCGGGCAGAGCGGCGCCGAGGCCGTCGACTACCTGCACCGGTCCTTCCCGGACACGGAGATCTGCGCCGTCTTCGCCAAGTACGGCTACACCCCGGCCGACGACAGCCCGTTCGCCAACAGGATCTTCGACCCGGAGGCGGTGGACGTCTACTTCCGGTCCGCCCCGGAGGTGAAGCAGTCACTGGTCGACTACCACCGCAGCACCAACTACTCGGTGGTCGACATGGATCTCATCGAGTCGCTGTACGCCACCATGTACCGCGAGAAGGTCCTCGGGCGGGAACGGCTGCGCCTGCGCAACGTCTCCCGCATCCGCGACGTACAGGCCCGCGAGGACCGGTTGGACGTCACGGTGGAGTATCTCCCCACCGGAGAACGGGAGATCATCTCCTCGGACCTGCTCGTCCACGCCACCGGTTACCGCCCCCGGGACCTGGACGCGCTGCTGGGCCGGGCAGCGAAGCTCTGCCTGCGCGACGACAAGGACGCCGTCCTGGTCGGCCGGGACCACCGGGTCGAGTTCACGTCCGAGGTGACGGCCGGCATCTATGTGCAGGGGGCGACCGAGCACACGCACGGTCTCACCTCGACCCTGCTGTCGACCACGGCCGTGCGTTCGGGCGAGATCCTCGACTCGCTGCTCGCCCACCGGGCGGACGACACGGCCGCGCGGACCGACGACGCCGCCCGAACCGTCGTGTAG
- a CDS encoding methionyl-tRNA formyltransferase, with translation MRVVMFGYQTWGHRTLQALLESDHEVVLAVTHPKSEHAYEKIWDDSVADLAEKHGIPVLLRNRPDDPELLAALRDAEPDIIVANNWRTVLPPEVFDLPPHGTLNVHDSLLPAYAGFSPLIWALINGEREVGVTAHRMNAELDAGDVLLQRAVPVGPADTVTDLFHRTVDLITPVVTESLDLIASGRAHWIPQDRSRASFFHKRSLEDSRIDWTWPAEDLERLVRAQSDPYPNAFTHHRGERLRIVEASVSRGCYGGTPGRIFIREGDGIVVVAGAEARNGRLRGLLVRRVRTEDGTEHAATDYFRTMGGYLTARP, from the coding sequence ATGCGGGTCGTCATGTTCGGCTACCAGACCTGGGGGCATCGCACGCTCCAGGCTCTGCTGGAGTCCGACCACGAGGTGGTTCTGGCGGTCACCCACCCCAAGAGCGAGCACGCCTACGAGAAGATCTGGGACGACTCCGTGGCCGACCTCGCCGAGAAGCACGGCATCCCGGTACTGCTGCGCAACCGGCCCGACGACCCGGAACTCCTCGCCGCCCTGCGGGACGCCGAGCCCGACATCATCGTCGCCAACAACTGGCGCACCGTGCTGCCGCCGGAGGTCTTCGACCTCCCCCCGCACGGCACGCTCAACGTCCACGACTCCCTGCTGCCGGCCTACGCGGGCTTCTCGCCCCTCATCTGGGCGCTGATCAACGGCGAGCGCGAGGTCGGTGTCACCGCGCACCGCATGAACGCCGAACTGGACGCCGGGGACGTGCTGTTGCAGCGGGCGGTCCCGGTCGGCCCCGCCGACACCGTGACCGACCTGTTCCACCGCACCGTGGACCTGATCACCCCCGTGGTGACCGAGTCCCTCGACCTGATCGCGTCCGGCCGGGCCCACTGGATACCGCAGGACCGCAGCCGCGCCAGCTTCTTCCACAAGCGCTCGCTCGAGGACAGCCGGATCGACTGGACCTGGCCCGCCGAGGACCTCGAACGGCTGGTGCGCGCCCAGTCCGACCCGTATCCCAACGCCTTCACCCACCACCGGGGCGAACGCCTGCGCATCGTCGAGGCGTCGGTGTCGCGGGGCTGCTACGGCGGCACCCCGGGGCGGATCTTCATCCGCGAGGGGGACGGGATCGTGGTCGTCGCCGGCGCGGAGGCCCGCAACGGCCGGCTGCGCGGGCTGCTCGTCCGGCGGGTGCGCACCGAGGACGGCACCGAGCACGCGGCCACCGACTACTTCCGGACCATGGGCGGCTACCTCACCGCTCGTCCGTGA
- the argB gene encoding acetylglutamate kinase, which yields MSGPLGLVDRAAPEERRETPEGRTVVVKYGGHAMADEPLRRAFAQDVLALRSRGVRTVVVHGGGPQIGAHLDRLGLKSAFLNGLRVTTPETMDVVRMVLSGKVQKELVGLLNEDGPYAVGLSGEDARTLTAVKRFADVGGERVDIGLVGDVTRVNTAVLGLLLEHRHIPVVSSVGRGEDGQVYNVNADTAAGAVAAALGADALVVLTDVPGLYADWPDSERVVDRMTAVELEGLLPRLGGGMVPKMEACLRAVRAGVGAARVLDGRAPHALLDGLSGRRGIGTTIVPDRTP from the coding sequence GTGAGCGGCCCGCTCGGGCTCGTCGACCGGGCCGCGCCGGAGGAGCGCCGGGAAACCCCGGAAGGCCGCACGGTCGTCGTGAAGTACGGCGGCCACGCGATGGCCGACGAGCCGCTGCGGCGGGCCTTCGCGCAGGACGTCCTCGCCCTGCGCAGCAGGGGTGTGCGGACCGTCGTGGTGCACGGCGGCGGCCCGCAGATCGGCGCCCACCTGGACCGCCTCGGCCTCAAGTCCGCCTTCCTGAACGGGCTTCGGGTCACCACGCCCGAGACCATGGACGTGGTGCGGATGGTGCTCTCCGGCAAGGTCCAGAAGGAACTGGTCGGACTGCTCAACGAGGACGGGCCGTACGCCGTCGGGCTCAGCGGCGAGGACGCGCGCACGCTCACCGCCGTCAAGCGATTCGCCGACGTGGGCGGTGAGCGCGTGGACATCGGCCTCGTCGGCGACGTGACGCGGGTCAACACCGCTGTTCTCGGACTGCTGTTGGAGCACCGGCACATTCCGGTGGTCTCGTCCGTGGGCCGGGGCGAGGACGGCCAGGTCTACAACGTGAACGCGGACACGGCCGCCGGAGCGGTCGCCGCCGCGCTCGGAGCCGACGCGCTGGTCGTCCTGACCGACGTGCCGGGCCTCTACGCGGACTGGCCGGACAGCGAACGGGTCGTCGACCGGATGACCGCGGTCGAACTGGAGGGTCTGCTGCCGCGGCTCGGCGGCGGGATGGTGCCCAAGATGGAGGCGTGTCTGCGGGCCGTGCGCGCCGGAGTGGGAGCGGCCCGGGTGCTCGACGGCCGGGCGCCGCACGCCCTGCTCGACGGTCTGTCGGGGCGCCGCGGGATCGGCACGACGATCGTGCCGGACCGCACGCCGTAA
- a CDS encoding ABC transporter ATP-binding protein: protein MSARPTSADPLSVTSPPSDRTPGAGPDLRANGLRLGYDSRTVVDELDLVVPPGRITAIVGANACGKSTLLRALARLMAPRAGTVELDGRALHSMPSRELAQRLGILPQSPVAPEGLTVIDLVNRGRSPHQTWWRQWSRADEQAVRQALAATGMTDLADRPVDELSGGQRQRAWIAMAVAQGTEVLLLDEPTTYLDLAHQIDVLDLITDLNRREHRTIVMVLHDLNQACRYADHVVAMKSGRIVAEGSPAEVITVETVEDVFDLNCRITTDPVSDTPLVIPMGRHHGAPALERVAQGAD, encoded by the coding sequence ATGTCGGCTCGTCCCACGTCGGCCGATCCCCTGTCGGTGACGTCCCCGCCCTCCGACCGAACACCGGGCGCGGGCCCGGACCTGCGGGCGAACGGCCTGCGACTGGGCTACGACAGCCGGACGGTCGTCGACGAACTGGATCTCGTCGTGCCGCCCGGCCGGATCACCGCGATCGTCGGCGCCAACGCCTGCGGCAAGTCCACCCTGCTGCGCGCGCTGGCCCGGCTGATGGCACCGCGCGCGGGAACGGTCGAGCTGGACGGGCGGGCGCTGCACTCCATGCCGTCCAGGGAACTCGCGCAGCGGCTCGGCATCCTGCCGCAGAGTCCCGTCGCACCCGAGGGCCTGACCGTCATCGACCTGGTCAACCGGGGCCGTTCGCCGCACCAGACCTGGTGGCGGCAGTGGTCGCGGGCGGACGAGCAGGCCGTACGGCAGGCACTGGCCGCCACCGGCATGACCGACCTCGCGGACCGTCCGGTCGACGAGCTGTCCGGCGGGCAGCGTCAGCGCGCCTGGATCGCCATGGCGGTCGCGCAGGGGACCGAGGTGCTGCTCCTCGACGAACCCACCACCTATCTGGACCTGGCCCACCAGATCGACGTGCTGGACCTGATCACCGATCTCAACCGCCGGGAGCACCGGACGATCGTGATGGTGCTCCACGACCTCAACCAGGCCTGCCGGTACGCCGATCACGTCGTCGCCATGAAGTCGGGACGGATCGTGGCCGAGGGCTCCCCCGCCGAGGTCATCACGGTGGAGACCGTCGAGGACGTCTTCGATCTCAACTGCCGCATCACCACGGACCCGGTGAGCGACACCCCGCTGGTCATCCCGATGGGACGGCACCACGGAGCCCCCGCCCTGGAGCGCGTCGCGCAGGGCGCCGACTGA
- a CDS encoding FecCD family ABC transporter permease, protein MTKPAVRTLDSRPGKASSPPTHLPSAFRAYRLAVPPVSGIVRPRLVALCLVLGVGAFLLFCWGLTIGDYPIAFTDVVRALGGAGDPGTVLVVQDLRLPRALVGLLAGVAFGVSGALFQTMTRNPLASPDMIGLTQGAGTAVVAGLVLGWDAGLGTQTLGLVGALATALLVYLLAWRRGTTGYRIILVGIGVSWMCASATDYLMAKGGRFEAQAALGWLVGNLNGRTWDETRPLAAALAVLLPASLLLGRLLRTLQLGDDVATGLGTRVQSVRLAVLLTGVGLIAFATAAAGPVAFVALAAPQIAQRLARTAWPPTVASGLTGALVVLGSDLIARTLISGTELPVGIVTGVLGAPILLWLLVRANRAGSGG, encoded by the coding sequence ATGACGAAGCCGGCCGTACGGACCCTCGACTCCCGGCCCGGGAAGGCGTCTTCGCCCCCGACGCATCTCCCCTCGGCGTTCCGCGCCTACCGTCTCGCCGTCCCGCCCGTGTCGGGGATCGTGCGGCCCCGGCTCGTCGCCCTGTGTCTGGTTCTCGGCGTCGGCGCCTTCCTGCTGTTCTGCTGGGGCCTGACGATCGGCGACTATCCGATCGCCTTCACGGACGTCGTACGCGCCCTGGGCGGTGCCGGCGATCCCGGCACCGTGCTCGTCGTCCAGGACCTCCGGCTGCCGCGGGCCCTCGTCGGCCTCTTGGCCGGTGTCGCGTTCGGCGTCTCGGGCGCGCTGTTCCAGACGATGACCCGCAACCCGCTGGCCAGCCCCGACATGATCGGCCTCACCCAGGGAGCGGGCACCGCCGTGGTGGCGGGACTCGTGCTCGGCTGGGACGCCGGTCTCGGCACCCAGACGCTCGGCCTGGTCGGGGCCCTGGCCACGGCCCTGCTCGTCTACCTGCTGGCCTGGCGGCGCGGCACCACCGGCTACCGGATCATCCTGGTCGGCATCGGCGTCTCCTGGATGTGCGCGAGCGCGACCGACTACCTGATGGCCAAGGGCGGACGCTTCGAGGCGCAGGCCGCCCTCGGCTGGCTGGTGGGCAACCTCAACGGCCGCACCTGGGACGAGACCCGCCCCCTCGCCGCCGCCCTGGCGGTCCTGCTCCCGGCCTCGCTGCTGCTCGGCCGGCTGCTGCGCACGCTCCAGCTCGGCGACGACGTCGCCACCGGCCTCGGCACCCGGGTCCAGTCCGTCCGCCTCGCCGTCCTGCTCACCGGCGTCGGTCTGATCGCGTTCGCCACGGCGGCGGCCGGCCCGGTGGCCTTCGTCGCGCTCGCCGCCCCGCAGATCGCACAGCGCCTGGCCCGAACCGCCTGGCCGCCCACTGTCGCCTCCGGACTCACCGGCGCCCTCGTGGTGCTCGGCAGCGACCTCATCGCCCGCACGCTCATCTCCGGCACGGAACTCCCGGTCGGCATCGTCACCGGCGTCCTCGGCGCGCCGATCCTGCTCTGGCTGCTCGTCCGCGCCAACCGCGCGGGCTCAGGAGGTTGA
- a CDS encoding FecCD family ABC transporter permease gives MTGGKHIRPVLLVASLGTVLIVLCLLSIAVGAAGIPLDEVVRALFGHAPSRLVDNIVWTARVPRTTLGLAAGAALGLAGGLMQALTRNPLADPGVLGVSAGASFAIVVAVGVFGFGSFYGYVWFAFAGALAASVLVYVLGRLGRSGLTPVKLALAGIAVTSMLSSLTSAIALTDPDALDRYRFWSAGSMADQDAATVWRILPFLAVGTLLALACAPALNSLALGDDVAASLGRRLGLVRLQGVAAVTLLTGAAVAVIGPVVFVGLVVPHIARVLARSAGLGPDHRWLLPLSAVLAPCLLLTADIVGRIVARPTEVQAGVIVAFIGGPFFIALVRRQRLAEV, from the coding sequence GTGACCGGGGGCAAGCACATCCGCCCGGTCCTTCTCGTGGCGTCGCTGGGCACGGTGCTGATCGTGCTCTGTCTGCTGTCGATCGCCGTCGGCGCGGCCGGCATCCCGTTGGACGAGGTGGTCCGGGCACTGTTCGGCCACGCGCCCAGCCGACTGGTCGACAACATCGTCTGGACCGCCCGCGTCCCCCGGACCACGCTGGGACTCGCCGCCGGTGCCGCACTGGGCCTGGCGGGCGGGCTGATGCAGGCGCTGACGCGCAACCCGCTCGCCGACCCGGGCGTCCTCGGTGTGAGCGCCGGCGCCTCCTTCGCCATCGTGGTGGCCGTGGGAGTCTTCGGGTTCGGGTCGTTCTACGGATACGTCTGGTTCGCCTTCGCCGGGGCCCTTGCGGCCAGCGTGCTGGTGTACGTCCTCGGAAGGCTGGGCCGGTCCGGCCTGACCCCGGTGAAACTGGCGCTCGCCGGAATCGCCGTGACCTCGATGCTGTCCTCCCTGACGAGCGCGATCGCGCTCACCGACCCGGACGCACTGGACCGCTACCGCTTCTGGTCCGCGGGCTCCATGGCCGACCAGGACGCCGCCACCGTCTGGCGGATCCTGCCCTTCCTCGCGGTGGGCACACTGCTGGCGCTGGCCTGCGCACCGGCGCTCAACAGCCTCGCCCTCGGGGACGACGTGGCGGCCTCGCTCGGGCGCCGACTGGGTCTGGTCCGGCTCCAGGGGGTCGCCGCGGTCACCCTCCTCACCGGCGCGGCCGTCGCCGTGATCGGCCCCGTCGTCTTCGTCGGACTCGTCGTGCCGCACATCGCCCGGGTGCTCGCCCGCTCCGCGGGCCTCGGCCCCGACCACCGCTGGCTGCTGCCCCTGTCGGCGGTGCTGGCCCCGTGCCTGCTGCTGACCGCGGACATCGTCGGGCGGATCGTCGCCCGGCCCACCGAGGTCCAGGCCGGGGTGATCGTCGCCTTCATCGGAGGCCCGTTCTTCATCGCCCTGGTCCGACGCCAGCGCCTGGCGGAGGTGTGA